A single genomic interval of Streptobacillus canis harbors:
- the mreC gene encoding rod shape-determining protein MreC translates to MKKKKRILKRVIFLGIALILFFINRDKVFSFTKLMLSDINFKLVETKTLVYDSYTKYNQKLDYLNNVQKNVDELEKLKSEIQLLNTEKMELQKLAKENQELKTYLGLENTDDKKFIVAEVILKDNLQDQDVIYINKGKNEGIVENLPVILNGKVIGKVNKVSDNYSEVYLLSNPNFKMSVNVNGIFTGIIRGKGSLGFVIKNFNVENADKIYQFDIESSGISEIYPKGLPIGNFKLEDKTKLIENNELNFDIKDRIIGINTVVVYKFNNVKLELLKEIEREEQ, encoded by the coding sequence ATGAAAAAGAAAAAAAGAATTCTGAAAAGAGTAATTTTTCTTGGGATTGCATTGATACTTTTTTTCATTAATAGAGATAAAGTATTTAGCTTTACAAAACTAATGTTATCAGATATAAATTTTAAATTAGTTGAAACAAAAACATTAGTTTATGACAGTTATACTAAATATAATCAAAAATTAGATTATTTAAATAATGTACAAAAAAATGTTGATGAATTAGAAAAATTAAAATCAGAAATACAGTTATTAAATACTGAAAAAATGGAATTACAAAAATTAGCAAAAGAAAATCAAGAATTAAAAACATATTTAGGTCTTGAGAATACAGATGATAAAAAATTTATTGTTGCTGAAGTAATTCTAAAAGATAACTTACAAGATCAAGATGTAATATATATAAATAAAGGTAAGAATGAAGGAATTGTTGAAAATTTACCAGTAATTTTAAATGGAAAAGTAATTGGTAAAGTAAATAAAGTATCTGATAATTATTCGGAAGTATATTTGCTTTCAAATCCTAATTTTAAGATGTCTGTTAATGTAAATGGTATATTTACAGGAATTATACGTGGAAAAGGTTCATTAGGATTTGTAATAAAAAACTTTAATGTTGAAAATGCAGATAAAATCTATCAATTTGATATAGAATCTTCTGGTATAAGTGAAATATATCCAAAAGGTTTACCTATTGGTAATTTTAAACTTGAAGATAAAACAAAATTAATTGAAAATAATGAATTAAACTTTGATATTAAAGATAGAATTATTGGAATTAATACAGTTGTTGTGTATAAATTTAATAATGTTAAACTTGAATTATTAAAAGAGATAGAAAGGGAAGAGCAATAA
- the nrdR gene encoding transcriptional regulator NrdR — MKCPYCGDKETKVVDSRSYSDGNSIKRRRQCDICNKRFNTIEKIFNLPIVVIKKNGEVEEFDRNKIYQGIIRSLVKRNYVQNKVDEMIDEIERDILTNYDGKINSNRLGDMILEKLFLFDEVAYIRFASVYNKFENLDSFINTIKEVKKRKEKR; from the coding sequence ATGAAGTGTCCATATTGTGGTGATAAAGAAACTAAAGTAGTAGATAGTCGTTCATATAGTGATGGTAATTCAATAAAAAGAAGACGTCAGTGTGATATATGTAATAAAAGATTTAATACAATTGAGAAAATCTTTAACTTACCTATAGTTGTAATTAAGAAAAATGGTGAGGTTGAAGAGTTTGATAGAAATAAAATTTATCAAGGGATAATAAGATCACTTGTCAAAAGAAATTATGTACAAAATAAAGTTGATGAGATGATAGATGAGATAGAAAGAGATATATTAACTAATTATGATGGTAAAATTAATAGTAATAGATTAGGTGATATGATATTAGAAAAACTATTCTTATTTGATGAGGTAGCATATATTAGATTTGCTTCAGTATATAATAAATTTGAAAACTTAGATAGTTTTATAAATACCATAAAAGAAGTTAAGAAAAGAAAAGAGAAGAGATAA
- a CDS encoding PTS sugar transporter subunit IIA: protein MKTNYIYERIYVDGINLNLQAKNKNALLKEMFKGLENNENILNKEKAFEDLMEREILGTTGIGRGVAIPHAKTDAVKDIVISIGIVKDGIEYDAVDEEKVNTLFMFLSPVELSREYLTILAKISRFCQNEDFRKGLLTVSTKEELIDLIKNMEV from the coding sequence ATGAAAACAAATTATATTTATGAAAGAATATATGTTGATGGAATAAATTTAAATTTACAAGCAAAAAATAAAAATGCTTTATTAAAAGAAATGTTTAAAGGTTTAGAAAATAATGAAAACATATTAAATAAAGAAAAAGCATTCGAAGATTTAATGGAAAGAGAAATATTAGGAACTACAGGAATTGGAAGAGGAGTTGCTATACCACATGCTAAAACTGATGCTGTAAAAGATATAGTTATAAGTATTGGAATAGTTAAAGATGGTATTGAATATGATGCTGTAGATGAAGAAAAAGTAAATACTTTATTTATGTTTTTATCTCCAGTAGAATTAAGTAGAGAATATTTAACTATACTTGCAAAAATATCAAGATTCTGTCAAAATGAAGATTTTAGAAAAGGGCTTTTAACAGTTTCGACAAAAGAAGAATTAATAGATTTAATTAAAAACATGGAAGTTTAA
- the recO gene encoding DNA repair protein RecO — MKIINEIAIILNKKEISGSSVQVTMFSKEHGKISAIIFNARNSKKKHLASLMPLSITELEIETKNNSKIIKNSILKMTFDKSLKKIEKLQLSLYVLHSLSQILEFDNPEEELYNKSIEILEYINDLDDKIIENHNFSIYILITYLRRLMIELGIYDINQLLSQYNLHEEYKEYVDYSKSGIIKIENSLIAVLNCFEDYINDYFSVKLDYKKILIL, encoded by the coding sequence ATGAAGATAATTAATGAAATTGCTATTATTTTAAATAAAAAAGAAATTTCTGGAAGCAGTGTTCAGGTTACTATGTTTAGTAAAGAGCATGGAAAAATTTCTGCAATTATTTTTAATGCTAGAAATTCTAAGAAAAAACATCTTGCTTCACTTATGCCATTAAGTATAACAGAACTAGAAATTGAGACTAAAAATAATTCAAAAATAATTAAAAATAGTATATTAAAGATGACTTTTGATAAGTCATTAAAAAAAATTGAAAAATTACAATTATCACTTTATGTTTTACATTCATTAAGTCAAATTTTAGAATTCGATAATCCTGAAGAAGAACTATATAATAAGAGTATCGAAATTTTAGAATATATTAATGATTTAGATGATAAAATAATTGAAAATCATAATTTTAGCATATATATACTGATAACTTATTTAAGACGTTTAATGATAGAATTAGGAATATATGATATTAACCAATTGTTATCTCAATATAATTTACATGAAGAATATAAAGAATATGTAGATTATTCTAAAAGTGGAATAATTAAAATAGAAAATAGCTTAATTGCAGTACTTAATTGTTTTGAAGATTATATAAATGACTATTTTAGTGTGAAATTAGATTATAAAAAAATATTGATACTTTAA
- a CDS encoding septum formation initiator family protein: MKKKLYTLLFLILFFVILTALLLRIYSNIKQSREMNLKLAESTQKYEKLKEEKEKLQKELEESRKGANKEKFVRDNLNMKKDGERIYKIVDNQEVEKVEEDKTEVETKENSETKEENQNKENGDKNE, translated from the coding sequence ATGAAGAAAAAATTATATACTTTATTATTTCTTATTCTATTTTTTGTAATACTTACAGCACTACTTTTAAGAATTTATTCGAATATTAAACAAAGTAGGGAAATGAATTTAAAATTAGCTGAAAGTACACAAAAATATGAAAAATTAAAGGAAGAAAAAGAGAAATTACAAAAAGAACTTGAAGAATCAAGAAAAGGTGCTAATAAAGAAAAATTTGTAAGAGATAATCTAAATATGAAAAAAGATGGGGAAAGAATATATAAGATAGTTGATAATCAAGAAGTAGAAAAGGTTGAAGAAGATAAAACTGAAGTAGAAACTAAAGAAAATTCTGAAACTAAAGAAGAAAATCAAAATAAAGAAAATGGAGATAAAAATGAATAA